One Acutalibacter muris DNA window includes the following coding sequences:
- a CDS encoding FumA C-terminus/TtdB family hydratase beta subunit — translation MSDMDEIKLNTSELKDRAKDLRAGQRVLLSGTAYTSRDAAHKRITEMLDRGEEPPYSLSGAAIYYAGPTPAPEGMPIGSCGPTTSARMDPYTPRFLDLGLRCMIGKGGRSKEVIEAMKRNGAVYLCAIGGAGALAAKCITGCEVIAFEDLGCESVKKLTLKDFPLIVGIDSLGGSILQ, via the coding sequence ATGTCAGATATGGACGAGATAAAGCTAAACACATCGGAGCTAAAAGACCGCGCCAAAGACCTGCGGGCGGGCCAGCGGGTGCTGCTCTCCGGCACGGCGTACACCTCAAGGGACGCGGCCCATAAGCGCATAACGGAGATGCTGGACCGGGGCGAGGAGCCGCCTTACTCCCTCTCGGGGGCGGCAATATACTACGCCGGGCCCACCCCCGCGCCCGAGGGTATGCCCATCGGCTCCTGCGGGCCCACTACCAGCGCCCGGATGGACCCCTATACCCCGCGCTTTCTGGACCTGGGGCTTCGGTGCATGATAGGCAAGGGCGGCCGCTCCAAAGAGGTCATAGAGGCCATGAAGCGAAACGGCGCTGTGTACCTCTGCGCCATTGGCGGGGCGGGGGCCCTGGCGGCCAAGTGCATCACTGGGTGCGAAGTGATAGCCTTTGAGGACTTGGGCTGCGAGTCGGTGAAGAAGCTGACTTTAAAGGACTTCCCGCTGATAGTGGGCATTGACAGCCTTGGGGGGAGCATACTGCAATGA
- the ftsZ gene encoding cell division protein FtsZ → MPFEVDNLLDETPQTIKVVGVGGGGGNAVNRIASAGVRSVELVCMNTDKQALLRSQASIKVQLGEKLTSGRGAGSKPEVGEKAAEESREVILQTLKDADMVFITAGMGGGTGTGAAPMVAKIAREQGALTVGIVTKPFAFEGRRRMEQAEQGIAQLREHVDSLVVIPNERLKLVSDERITLANAFQVADDVLRQGVQSISDLIQLPGIVNLDFEDVKSVMQDAGYAHMGVGHGKGKDKAEQAAMAAISSPLLETKIAGARGVIINITSSADIALDEIDTASQIVTERAHPDANIIWGATFDENMQDEMLVTVIATGFEGMNGEKRPALDIDLDEDFLSPNPASNANKADSHIITSRSPGNAGTTVRSTSSYRTPEPKVDPAVIDDDDTFTDIMSIFNRK, encoded by the coding sequence ATGCCTTTTGAAGTTGACAATCTGCTGGACGAGACCCCACAGACCATAAAAGTGGTGGGCGTGGGCGGCGGCGGCGGCAACGCCGTGAACCGCATAGCTTCGGCCGGGGTGCGGAGCGTGGAGCTGGTGTGCATGAACACCGACAAGCAGGCCCTTCTGCGCAGCCAGGCCTCTATAAAGGTGCAGCTGGGGGAGAAGCTCACCAGCGGCCGGGGCGCGGGCTCTAAGCCCGAGGTGGGCGAGAAGGCCGCCGAGGAGAGCCGCGAGGTGATTTTGCAGACCCTGAAGGACGCGGACATGGTCTTTATAACCGCCGGCATGGGCGGCGGCACAGGCACGGGCGCTGCGCCGATGGTGGCAAAGATAGCCAGGGAGCAGGGGGCCCTAACGGTGGGCATAGTCACAAAGCCCTTCGCCTTTGAGGGCCGCCGCCGGATGGAGCAGGCGGAGCAGGGCATAGCGCAGCTGCGGGAGCATGTGGACTCTTTGGTGGTGATACCCAACGAGCGCTTGAAGCTGGTGTCCGACGAGCGGATAACCTTGGCCAACGCCTTCCAGGTGGCGGACGACGTGCTGCGCCAGGGCGTGCAGAGCATCTCCGACCTTATCCAGCTGCCCGGCATAGTGAACCTGGACTTTGAGGACGTGAAGTCCGTCATGCAGGACGCGGGCTACGCCCATATGGGCGTGGGCCACGGCAAGGGCAAGGACAAGGCCGAGCAGGCGGCTATGGCGGCCATCTCCAGCCCCCTCTTAGAGACCAAGATAGCCGGGGCCCGGGGCGTTATCATCAACATAACCTCCAGCGCGGACATAGCCCTGGACGAGATAGACACCGCCTCTCAGATAGTCACCGAGCGGGCCCACCCGGACGCGAACATAATCTGGGGCGCCACCTTTGACGAGAATATGCAGGACGAAATGCTGGTGACGGTCATCGCCACGGGCTTCGAGGGGATGAACGGCGAGAAGCGCCCGGCCCTGGACATCGACCTGGACGAGGACTTTCTGAGCCCCAACCCCGCCTCTAACGCCAACAAGGCCGACAGCCACATAATCACCAGCCGCAGCCCCGGGAACGCGGGCACCACGGTGCGCTCCACCTCCAGCTACCGCACGCCGGAGCCCAAGGTGGACCCGGCGGTGATAGACGACGACGACACCTTTACGGACATCATGTCCATATTCAACCGCAAATAA
- a CDS encoding GNAT family N-acetyltransferase, producing the protein MPIPGMPQPHQIQLTGEYRLHRYDGHYELALEGYRDPAVYENSEGIFDRDKIPDLEYVRWMFAYLDKNGELYFIEALENGEYVPVGDVTVKDENPPLAIWRGEYRGRGLGTLVMKAVIDRLRELGYTRIRNSTVYKWNESSLKMHQKLGFKVVRETEREYFLDLEL; encoded by the coding sequence ATGCCAATCCCAGGAATGCCCCAGCCCCATCAGATACAGCTAACCGGAGAGTACCGCCTGCACCGCTACGACGGCCATTACGAGCTGGCGCTAGAGGGCTACCGGGACCCGGCGGTCTACGAGAACTCCGAGGGTATCTTCGACCGGGACAAGATACCCGACCTTGAGTATGTGCGCTGGATGTTCGCATACCTTGACAAAAACGGCGAGCTCTACTTTATCGAGGCCCTGGAGAACGGCGAATACGTGCCTGTGGGCGATGTGACAGTGAAGGACGAGAACCCGCCCCTTGCCATCTGGCGGGGGGAGTACCGGGGGCGGGGCCTGGGCACGCTGGTGATGAAGGCGGTCATCGACAGGCTGAGAGAGCTGGGGTACACAAGGATTAGGAACTCCACGGTGTACAAATGGAACGAAAGCTCCCTTAAAATGCACCAAAAGCTGGGCTTTAAGGTGGTAAGGGAGACCGAAAGGGAGTATTTTCTTGACCTTGAGCTATGA
- a CDS encoding cell division protein FtsQ/DivIB: MSAKGGPARERQGFEDIRSTSSGTQSRPEWFSEARPTAAEAARQRQAERRAQRAGLAQRADPHAKKKKAKPSKPSTTSTRASGRPASGQRQRPGSSQRQRPNERSRSAERSRSAERGRERPRKKPMSLLKRRVLIVLTLAAMLLGTGFLVESLLLRVTTVRVSGDQIYEETDILKICGFKTGDNLLLIPAADREKKLERELPYIAKAKITRQIPGTVNIEITAAVPLCSMQGDGVWYVVDAGGKVLETGAGPKEGLLQVIGVSPKAVSPGDIMELQNEERSTVFLELMDAMGSLSEEGQNPAGEFTRMDLSDLMNLRLWYQDRVECRFGGEVQLEYKLRWAWGNLTDERGIKPEESGVLDLSYLPTKKSSYFTPGEGSPTPAPGGTTPETGAEPTPAPDGTVPEDGAAPENGAESTPEPGRGEGIPDTPFTG; encoded by the coding sequence TTGAGCGCCAAAGGAGGGCCCGCGCGGGAGCGCCAGGGCTTTGAAGACATAAGGTCCACCTCAAGCGGAACGCAGTCCCGGCCCGAGTGGTTTTCCGAGGCCAGGCCCACGGCCGCCGAGGCCGCGCGCCAGCGCCAGGCCGAACGGAGGGCACAGCGAGCTGGCCTGGCGCAGCGAGCCGACCCCCACGCCAAAAAGAAGAAGGCGAAGCCCTCAAAGCCCAGCACCACCTCCACCAGGGCCAGCGGGCGCCCAGCCAGCGGCCAGCGGCAGCGCCCGGGCTCCAGCCAGCGCCAGCGCCCAAACGAACGGAGCCGTTCAGCCGAGCGGAGCCGTTCAGCTGAACGGGGCCGCGAACGTCCACGCAAAAAGCCCATGAGCCTTTTGAAGCGGCGGGTGCTGATAGTGCTGACGCTGGCGGCGATGCTTTTGGGCACGGGCTTCCTGGTGGAGTCCCTGCTGTTGCGGGTGACCACGGTGCGGGTGTCCGGCGACCAGATATACGAGGAGACCGATATACTGAAAATATGCGGCTTCAAGACCGGCGATAACCTGCTGCTGATACCCGCCGCCGACCGGGAGAAAAAGCTGGAGCGGGAGCTGCCATATATAGCAAAGGCAAAGATAACCCGGCAGATACCCGGCACGGTGAACATAGAGATAACCGCCGCCGTCCCCCTCTGCTCCATGCAGGGGGACGGCGTGTGGTACGTGGTGGACGCGGGGGGCAAGGTGCTGGAGACCGGGGCGGGGCCCAAGGAGGGGCTCCTGCAGGTTATCGGAGTGTCCCCCAAGGCCGTGAGCCCCGGGGATATAATGGAGCTTCAGAACGAGGAGCGCTCAACGGTGTTTTTGGAGCTGATGGACGCTATGGGCAGCCTTTCCGAGGAGGGGCAAAACCCCGCCGGGGAGTTCACGAGGATGGACCTGTCGGACCTGATGAACCTCCGGCTGTGGTACCAGGACCGGGTGGAGTGCAGGTTTGGGGGCGAGGTGCAGCTGGAGTATAAGCTCAGATGGGCCTGGGGGAACCTTACGGACGAGAGGGGCATAAAGCCCGAGGAGAGCGGCGTGCTGGACCTTTCATACCTGCCCACAAAGAAGAGCTCCTACTTCACCCCCGGCGAGGGCAGCCCCACCCCCGCCCCCGGCGGCACTACGCCTGAGACCGGCGCGGAGCCCACCCCTGCCCCTGACGGTACTGTTCCCGAAGACGGCGCCGCTCCTGAGAACGGCGCGGAGTCCACGCCGGAGCCGGGCCGGGGGGAGGGCATCCCGGACACGCCCTTTACCGGGTGA
- a CDS encoding SpoIID/LytB domain-containing protein, translating to MKKSSRPALKRLFLCFLLLYLLITLLPPLLYYYIPGPTASAPGQAVPEPTPGPALSPAPSQDPGVSSALPEPAAGPGSSDSFTLYDSATEKSLTVPAREFLMADLACEMDLHAPKEALKAQAVAAYTYYSRQRAAGGEIACDSGKWLVYVPEEVMRERWGEDYEEYRQILSGVVDEVYGQTLTYGGELILASYFAISPGGTESVQNVWAEDADKDHPYLQAVASPGDMFSDGYLSYAGFTLEELEGALGVSGLDPEEPLSGAEYTPSGTVLSVDIGGESFTGQEVRAALGLRSAAFTWEPTEGGLRFTVRGWGHGVGLSQAGAVFMAKAGAGYREILEHYYPGAELEVDKRS from the coding sequence ATGAAAAAGTCCAGCCGCCCGGCCTTAAAGCGTCTGTTTCTCTGCTTTCTCCTGCTCTATCTGCTGATAACCCTCCTGCCGCCACTTTTGTACTATTACATACCCGGCCCCACGGCCAGCGCCCCGGGACAGGCCGTGCCGGAGCCCACGCCCGGTCCGGCCCTGTCGCCCGCGCCGTCCCAGGACCCCGGCGTAAGCTCAGCCCTGCCAGAGCCCGCGGCCGGACCCGGAAGCAGCGACAGCTTCACCCTATACGACTCCGCCACGGAGAAGTCCCTGACCGTCCCCGCCCGGGAGTTCCTCATGGCGGACCTGGCCTGCGAGATGGACCTGCACGCCCCTAAAGAGGCGCTGAAGGCCCAGGCCGTGGCCGCCTATACCTATTACAGCCGCCAGAGGGCGGCGGGCGGGGAGATAGCCTGCGACAGCGGGAAATGGCTGGTCTACGTGCCCGAGGAGGTCATGAGGGAGCGCTGGGGAGAGGACTATGAGGAGTACCGGCAGATACTCAGCGGGGTGGTGGACGAGGTGTACGGCCAGACCCTGACCTATGGGGGCGAGCTTATCCTGGCCTCATATTTCGCCATCTCTCCGGGCGGCACCGAGAGTGTACAAAATGTCTGGGCCGAAGATGCGGATAAGGACCACCCCTACCTACAGGCCGTGGCCAGCCCCGGGGATATGTTCAGCGACGGGTACCTGAGCTATGCCGGGTTCACCCTTGAGGAGCTTGAAGGTGCCCTGGGGGTTTCCGGCCTGGACCCGGAGGAGCCTCTCTCCGGGGCGGAGTACACCCCCTCGGGCACGGTGCTGTCCGTGGACATAGGCGGCGAAAGCTTTACCGGCCAGGAGGTCCGCGCCGCCCTGGGCCTGAGAAGCGCCGCCTTCACCTGGGAGCCCACAGAGGGCGGCCTGCGGTTCACCGTCCGGGGCTGGGGCCACGGTGTGGGGCTGAGCCAGGCCGGGGCGGTGTTCATGGCAAAGGCCGGGGCGGGGTACAGGGAGATACTGGAGCATTATTATCCGGGGGCGGAGCTGGAGGTGGATAAACGGTCCTAG
- a CDS encoding VOC family protein, whose amino-acid sequence MTKITGVHHIAVFPTADKYTETVDFYTKLLGFPIKDSWGDEDTPCLMVSCGDNSCMEIIPSETAHGADGPLVHVAFWCGDGLDEIVEDVRRAGYTVRVEPQDLELCGKPIRNAFFYGPLGEEIELFWVK is encoded by the coding sequence ATGACTAAAATCACAGGCGTACACCATATTGCCGTGTTCCCGACGGCGGATAAATATACCGAGACCGTGGATTTTTATACAAAGCTCCTGGGCTTCCCCATTAAGGACAGCTGGGGGGACGAGGACACCCCGTGCCTGATGGTGTCCTGCGGGGACAACTCCTGCATGGAGATTATACCCAGCGAGACCGCCCACGGGGCCGATGGCCCCCTGGTTCACGTGGCCTTCTGGTGCGGGGACGGACTGGACGAGATAGTTGAGGACGTGCGCAGGGCCGGGTACACCGTGCGGGTGGAGCCCCAGGATTTGGAGCTCTGCGGCAAGCCCATACGCAACGCGTTCTTCTATGGGCCCCTGGGTGAGGAGATCGAGCTGTTCTGGGTGAAGTGA
- a CDS encoding cation diffusion facilitator family transporter, with translation MKEMSREKQGSFAGAVGIGTNILLFVIKLLAGLLSGSVAIMADAVNNLTDSGSSIIMLVGFRLSEKPADREHPFGHARIEYLCGVIVSFIVLFLGLELGRTSFLKILSPEKAEFGPIALSVLVISILIKLWLCLFYTRVGKRIDSGSLLATASDSRNDVISTGVVLLGAIITRLTSLNLDGFLGLIVAAFIVISGVKLIMETADPLLGPAPKRELVRGICEKIRGYEGIIGIHDLTVHSYGQGRTFASVHCEVPAEEDILISHDLIDNIERDFLEQEGIHLVIHLDPVITCDEKANELQKKVLEGVKTLYPQGALHDFRVVWGVTHSNVLFDVAVPFSVKDSDQQVKERVTRAVEALDPAYRAVLAVDRVGVVNELED, from the coding sequence ATGAAGGAGATGTCGAGAGAGAAACAGGGAAGTTTTGCCGGGGCCGTGGGCATCGGCACGAACATACTGCTGTTTGTGATAAAGCTCTTGGCCGGGCTCCTCTCGGGCAGCGTGGCAATTATGGCGGACGCGGTGAACAACCTGACGGACTCCGGGTCCTCTATCATCATGCTGGTGGGCTTCCGGCTCTCGGAAAAGCCCGCCGACCGGGAGCACCCCTTCGGCCACGCCAGGATCGAGTACCTCTGCGGGGTGATAGTGTCCTTTATCGTGCTGTTTCTGGGCCTGGAGCTGGGGCGCACGTCCTTTTTGAAGATACTCTCGCCGGAAAAGGCGGAGTTCGGGCCCATAGCCCTCTCGGTGCTGGTCATATCCATACTCATAAAGCTCTGGCTCTGCCTTTTTTATACCCGGGTGGGCAAAAGGATAGACAGCGGGAGTTTACTTGCCACCGCCAGCGACAGCCGCAACGACGTTATCTCCACCGGGGTGGTGCTGCTGGGGGCTATTATCACCCGCCTCACAAGCCTTAACCTGGACGGCTTTCTGGGCCTTATTGTGGCGGCGTTTATCGTCATTTCCGGCGTAAAGCTCATTATGGAGACCGCCGACCCCCTTCTGGGACCAGCCCCCAAAAGGGAGCTGGTCCGGGGAATATGCGAGAAGATACGCGGCTATGAGGGCATAATCGGCATACACGACCTGACGGTCCACAGCTACGGCCAGGGCCGCACCTTCGCCAGCGTCCACTGCGAGGTCCCCGCCGAGGAGGACATACTCATAAGCCACGACCTTATCGACAACATCGAGCGGGACTTTCTGGAGCAGGAGGGCATTCACCTAGTGATACACCTGGACCCGGTGATAACCTGCGACGAAAAGGCCAACGAGCTGCAAAAAAAGGTGCTGGAGGGGGTGAAGACCCTCTATCCCCAGGGGGCCCTCCACGACTTCCGAGTGGTCTGGGGGGTGACCCACTCCAACGTGCTGTTCGACGTGGCGGTGCCCTTCTCCGTAAAGGACAGCGACCAGCAGGTGAAGGAGCGGGTGACCCGGGCCGTGGAGGCCCTGGACCCCGCATACCGGGCGGTGCTGGCGGTGGACCGGGTGGGGGTCGTCAACGAGCTGGAGGATTGA
- a CDS encoding citrate/2-methylcitrate synthase — translation MQRLNKESPESTTVSELCEEYRRNNSISRRELERFDVKRGLRNADGTGVMAGLTHVCNVHGYLIDDGDKVPDKGRLTYRGIDIEDIVSGCAAEGRFGFEEVAWLLIFGELPDQRQYKRMCDLLFDNRELPEYFPEDMIIKAPSKNIMNKLARSVMALYSYDDDPEDMSLENNMRQSISLIARMPSIMAYAYQVKRRHFDKESMFFHPYEPGQCTAEAILNALRPDRQFTREEAELLDLCMVLHAEHGGGNNSTFTTRVLTSAGTDIYSAIGAAVGSLKGYRHGGANHRVKNMMTEIMENVKNWDDEDEVEAYLEKILRGEAHDGSGLIYGVGHAIYTLSDPRAVILKGKARALAKEKGYLQRLSLYETVERLAPKAFLKVTGSEKVLCANVDFYSGLVYEMLGIPEDLFTPMFAVSRIAGWCAHRIEELTTGGRIMRPAYRALPVKQRYVPFSERRVR, via the coding sequence ATGCAGAGACTTAATAAAGAGAGCCCCGAGAGCACCACCGTCTCCGAGCTCTGTGAGGAATACAGAAGGAACAACTCCATCAGCCGCCGGGAGCTGGAGCGCTTCGACGTGAAGCGGGGCCTTAGGAATGCCGACGGCACCGGGGTCATGGCCGGGCTTACCCATGTGTGCAACGTCCACGGCTACCTTATCGACGACGGCGACAAGGTCCCGGACAAGGGGCGGCTGACTTATCGGGGCATAGACATAGAGGACATCGTAAGCGGCTGTGCGGCTGAGGGGCGCTTCGGCTTTGAGGAGGTGGCGTGGCTGCTCATCTTCGGGGAGCTGCCGGACCAACGCCAGTATAAGCGTATGTGCGACCTGCTTTTTGACAACCGTGAGCTGCCCGAATACTTCCCCGAGGATATGATAATAAAGGCCCCCTCTAAGAACATCATGAATAAGCTGGCCCGGTCCGTGATGGCCCTATACTCCTATGACGACGACCCGGAGGATATGTCCCTTGAGAACAATATGCGCCAGAGCATATCCCTTATTGCCCGGATGCCCTCTATAATGGCCTACGCCTATCAGGTGAAGCGCCGGCATTTTGACAAGGAGAGTATGTTCTTCCACCCCTATGAGCCCGGCCAGTGCACGGCAGAGGCCATACTCAACGCCCTGCGCCCGGACCGGCAGTTCACGAGAGAAGAGGCGGAGCTTCTGGACCTTTGCATGGTGCTCCACGCCGAGCACGGCGGCGGCAACAACTCCACCTTCACGACGAGGGTGCTGACCTCGGCGGGGACGGACATCTACTCGGCCATAGGCGCGGCGGTGGGTTCCTTAAAGGGCTATAGGCACGGCGGGGCGAACCACCGTGTAAAGAACATGATGACGGAGATAATGGAGAACGTGAAGAACTGGGACGACGAGGACGAGGTGGAGGCCTATCTCGAGAAGATACTGCGGGGCGAGGCCCACGACGGCAGCGGCCTTATCTACGGCGTGGGCCACGCCATCTACACCCTGTCGGACCCCCGGGCGGTGATACTCAAGGGGAAGGCCAGGGCCCTGGCAAAGGAGAAGGGCTATCTTCAAAGGCTGTCCCTCTACGAAACCGTGGAGCGGCTTGCGCCCAAAGCTTTCCTGAAGGTCACCGGCAGCGAGAAGGTCCTCTGCGCCAACGTGGACTTCTACTCGGGGCTGGTGTACGAGATGCTGGGCATACCCGAGGACCTCTTTACCCCCATGTTCGCCGTGTCCCGGATAGCGGGCTGGTGCGCCCACCGCATAGAGGAGCTGACCACCGGCGGCCGGATAATGCGCCCGGCCTACCGTGCCCTGCCGGTGAAGCAGAGGTATGTGCCCTTCTCTGAAAGGCGGGTACGGTAA
- the gap gene encoding type I glyceraldehyde-3-phosphate dehydrogenase translates to MSVKVAINGFGRIGRLAFRQMFGAEGYEVVAINDLTSPKMLAHLLKYDSAQGRYALCDKVEAGEDSITVDGKTIKIYAEKDAKDLPWGQIGVDVVLECTGFYCSKEKSQAHIDAGAKKVVISAPAGKDLKTIVFSVNEGTLDSSDTIISAASCTTNCLAPMANTLNKYAEIQSGIMTTVHAFTGDQMVLDGPHRKGDLRRARAAAVNIVPNSTGAAKAIGLVIPELNGKLIGSAQRVPVPTGSTTLLVAVVKGENVTVDGINAAMKAAASDSFGYTEEPLVSSDIIGITYGSLFDATQTMVTEIGNGLYQVQVVSWYDNENSYTSQMVRTIKYFASI, encoded by the coding sequence ATGTCTGTAAAAGTTGCAATCAACGGTTTTGGCCGCATAGGCCGCCTGGCCTTCCGCCAGATGTTCGGCGCAGAGGGCTACGAGGTCGTGGCTATCAACGACCTGACCAGCCCCAAGATGCTGGCCCATCTTCTGAAGTATGACTCCGCCCAGGGCCGCTACGCCCTGTGCGACAAGGTGGAGGCCGGCGAGGACTCCATCACTGTGGACGGCAAGACTATCAAGATCTATGCCGAGAAGGACGCCAAGGACCTGCCCTGGGGCCAGATTGGCGTTGACGTTGTGCTGGAGTGCACAGGCTTCTACTGCTCCAAGGAGAAGAGCCAGGCCCATATCGACGCGGGCGCAAAGAAGGTCGTCATCTCCGCCCCCGCCGGCAAGGACCTGAAGACCATCGTGTTCTCCGTCAACGAGGGCACCCTGGACAGCAGCGACACTATCATCAGCGCCGCCTCCTGCACCACCAACTGCCTGGCCCCCATGGCCAACACCCTGAATAAGTACGCCGAGATTCAGAGCGGCATCATGACCACCGTGCACGCCTTCACCGGCGACCAGATGGTTCTCGACGGCCCCCACCGCAAGGGCGACCTGCGCCGTGCCCGCGCCGCCGCTGTGAACATCGTTCCCAACTCCACCGGCGCCGCCAAGGCCATCGGCCTGGTTATCCCCGAGCTTAACGGCAAGCTGATAGGCTCCGCCCAGCGCGTGCCCGTACCCACCGGCTCCACCACCCTCCTGGTGGCCGTTGTCAAGGGCGAGAACGTGACCGTTGACGGCATCAACGCCGCCATGAAGGCCGCCGCCAGCGACTCCTTCGGCTACACCGAGGAGCCCCTGGTGTCCTCTGACATCATCGGCATCACCTACGGCTCCCTGTTCGACGCCACCCAGACCATGGTCACCGAGATAGGCAATGGCCTGTATCAGGTCCAGGTCGTGTCCTGGTATGACAACGAGAACAGCTACACCAGCCAGATGGTACGCACCATTAAGTACTTCGCTTCTATCTAA